One stretch of Diabrotica undecimpunctata isolate CICGRU chromosome 5, icDiaUnde3, whole genome shotgun sequence DNA includes these proteins:
- the LOC140441575 gene encoding uncharacterized protein: MKPFKNAEFHNVLETIFLFLKNNNLTETAKLLNKECNQNGIQLSNISGKVLYKCSHKGPIREKIRSADERIVLYTFLQKVENGEESDTVCESDDLRYQFQQLQEDYKTLLDVTFELTNLLQMNLAEQAKNVQLVLTQCEFLHPSLFKPVKITSGCRSDKISTSEKSDYINSEKKGVHSQEVDEQISITTPTVPLIPSSSPQNEVKYVLEQILENVVKLEANNQEYTSKNNIQEVRCLLEDILEKVIISPMEKHTEETICHKINENIVTTSENSLPIPLNSGEYKRNFLSMDQYSPGAKVKTSSQKMDAKLTCNTITEEGHLQEVPNLKIMDEVPRKRTKDQTKFKFSKSQKNALKFPQTPLCYLEVCRKLDDDSKNTCKCMKCLPQQNRYYCSCFDLICKDLEEKTEIIQTEHAPLLQKLQDQNQFEPSQNKPKRKVLGDVCDICREKKCNCAFKSRPKIGRSPPT; encoded by the exons ATGAAGCCGTTTAA AAATGCGGAGTTTCATAATGTATTAGAAACTATATTTTTG ttcttaaaaaataataacctAACAGAAACAGCGAAACTACTCAACAAAGAATGCAATCAAAACGGTATACAATTGAGCAACATTTCTGGAAAAGTCCTGTACAAATGTTCCCATAAAGGGCCGATAAGAGAAAAGATTAGGTCGGCAGATGAACGGATTGTGCTGTATACATTTTTGCAGAAA GTTGAAAATGGTGAAGAGAGTGATACCGTTTGCGAGAGCGACGATTTACGATATCAATTTCAACAACTTCAAGAAGATTATAAAACTTTATTAG ATGTTACATTCGAATTAACAAATTTGTTGCAAATGAATTTGGCAGAACAAGCTAAAAATGTACAACTGGTACTCACTCAGTGTGAATTTTTACACCCATCATTGTTTAAGCCCGTGAAAATAACAAGTGGTTGCCGAAGTGACAAAATTTCAACATCTGAAAAAAGTGATTATATAAATTCTGAAAAGAAAGGTGTACATAGTCAAGAAGTAGACGAACAAATAAGTATAACCACTCCAACAG TGCCTTTAATACCATCATCATCACCTCAAAATGAAGTAAAGTACGTGCTAGAACAAATTCTTGAAAATGTTGTTAAATTAGAAGCGAATAATCAGGAATATACATCAAAAAATAACATTCAAGAAGTGAGATGTTTATTAGAAGATATCCTTGAAAAA GTAATAATTTCTCCAATggaaaaacatacagaagaaacCATATGCCATAAAATCAATGAAAATATTGTTACCACATCTGAAAATTCTCTTCCGATTCCATTGAATTCTGGCGAATACAAAAGAAATTTTCTAAGTATGGATCAATATTCACCAGGTGCTAAAGTCAAAACTTCAAGTCAAAAAATGGACGCAAAACTTACCTGCAATACTATTACAGAAGAAGGGCACTTACAAGAAGTACCAAATTTAAAGATCATGGATGAAGTTCCTCGGAAAAGAACCAAAGATCAAACCAAATTCAAATTTTCGAAATCTCAAAAAAACGCGTTGAAATTTCCACAAACACCTTTATGTTATTTAGAAGTTTGTAGAAAATTGGATGATGATTCTAAGAATACTTGCAA GTGTATGAAATGTCTTCCCCAGCAAAACAGATATTACTGCTCATGCTTTGATTTGATTTGTAAAGACTTAGAAGAGAAAACGGAAATAATTCAAACTGAACACGCACCGCTATTACAAAAGCTACAAGATCAGAATCAGTTCGAACCTAGTCAAAACAAACCAAAACGAAAAGTATTAGGCGATGTTTGCGACATATGTAGAGAAAAGAAATGCAATTGTGCCTTTAAATCTAGACCAAAAATAGGAAGATCACCGCCAACATAG